One stretch of Arachis duranensis cultivar V14167 chromosome 1, aradu.V14167.gnm2.J7QH, whole genome shotgun sequence DNA includes these proteins:
- the LOC107470091 gene encoding LOW QUALITY PROTEIN: DEAD-box ATP-dependent RNA helicase 46-like (The sequence of the model RefSeq protein was modified relative to this genomic sequence to represent the inferred CDS: inserted 2 bases in 1 codon) translates to MAAAEAAQAAAGPRYAPDDPTLPTPWKGLIDGSTGLLYYWNPETNVTQYEKPPPLPSGPAPAASTPNMAPIPVAHAMQSGGMMGQHGQQMLQSSQQQGSNLAQQHGQMMPQQQSSHVASQQKPSPVAQGVQQQNLQLAQSMPQPGFNQAGQHSLPHQGQHSMQPQGQYPMQPQGQQMVQPKGQQMTQQPHQMHYQMQPQGINAQHFGQGASQAQGSHSVQPQAHQFAPQSMHYMPYQPNMPQPVQPSSQHNMHGHSYENQQDFKSAFPKSXRSGPSGQVPDGGANAGHSKQFGGAPGSIQQSPSAVPLQQGSSYPVYQHGPSFQNQMGPGMMHGHPPNVHPGSQKMGHADNFHGRAGNEYYYNSSKEMPAMGPQQPNIAPIPISTKQQDMRMGSGPFQNVMPSGNGSGIPGHPMHMFPPVGGHPPLSSNSLKGPPYMGSSDVTDMTPAEIYCQQHEVTATGDNIPPPFMTFDATGFPPEILREIYSAGFSNPTPIQAQTWPVALQGRDIVAIAKTGSGKTLGYLMPAFILLRQRRNNPLNGPTVLVLAPTRELATQIQDEAVKFGRSSRFSCTCLYGGAPKAQQLKELDRGADIVVATPGRLNDILEMKKIDFGQVSLLVLDEADRMLDMGFEPQIRKIVNEIPPRRQTLMYTATWPKEVRKIASDLLVNPVQVNIGSVDELAANKAITQYVEFVPQMEKQRRLEQILRSQERGSKVIIFCSTKRLCDQLARSIGRNYGAAAIHGDKSQSERDWVLNQFRSGKSPVLVATDVAARGLDIKDIRVVINYDFPTGVEDYVHRIGRTGRAGATGVSYTFFSEQDWKHASDLIKVLEGANQHVPPELRQMTLRGPPNFGKERGGMSRFDSGGGGRWDNGGRGGMRDGGFGGRGGMRDGGFSGRGGMRDGNFGGRGGMRESGFSNDGGMRDGGFGAHGASGQGGRGDMFGGRGNRGRGFGGPRGGHAGWGRGDRGPNDRFNMDGRGRGRGRGRLDNRRDVGYRSRGRSRSRSPERVRTWDYSSRSRSRSRSSRSWSRSRSRSRSRSRSWSRGRSRSRSYSPSPRRSRSRSRSGRSYSRSRSRSPRRSPSYDRRDRTDQHHSDQKDYREPEVQAPNPGVSPSSQGQQNSILGTDQVDQAPLVAGSGDPEDPNALA, encoded by the exons ATGGCTGCAGCAGAGGCAGCTCAAGCTGCCGCTGGTCCACGGTATGCACCTGATGATCCCACCCTTCCTACGCCATGGAAGGGGCTAATTGATGGAAGCACTGGTCTTTTGTACTACTGGAACCCTGAAACTAATGTCACCCAGTATGAGAAACCTCCCCCTTTGCCGTCGGGCCCTGCTCCGGCTGCTTCTACACCCAACATGGCGCCCATACCCGTGGCTCATGCGATGCAATCCGGTGGGATGATGGGGCAGCATGGGCAGCAAATGCTTCAGTCCTCTCAACAGCAAGGGAGTAACCTTGCTCAGCAACATGGGCAAATGATGCCACAACAGCAGAGTTCGCATGTGGCATCTCAGCAGAAGCCATCTCCGGTTGCACAAGGGGTGCAACAGCAGAATTTGCAGTTGGCACAGTCCATGCCACAACCAGGGTTTAATCAGGCTGGACAGCATTCATTGCCACATCAGGGACAGCATTCAATGCAGCCTCAGGGACAGTATCCCATGCAACCCCAAGGGCAACAAATGGTCCAGCCTAAAGGGCAGCAGATGACACAACAACCACATCAGATGCATTATCAGATGCAGCCCCAAGGTATCAATGCCCAACATTTTGGTCAAGGAGCATCTCAGGCTCAGGGCTCACATTCTGTGCAACCACAAGCACATCAATTCGCCCCCCAGAGCATGCATTATATGCCATATCAGCCAAACATGCCTCAACCTGTGCAGCCAAGTTCCCAGCATAACATGCATGGTCATTCTTATGAAAACCAACAAGACTTCAAATCAGCATTCCCAAAGAG TAGATCCGGACCATCTGGGCAAGTGCCAGATGGAGGTGCAAATGCTGGTCACTCAAAACAGTTTGGTGGCGCACCAGGAAGCATACAACAGTCTCCCTCTGCAGTGCCATTACAACAGGGTAGTTCTTATCCAGTTTACCAACATGGTCCTAGCTTTCAAAACCAGATGGGGCCTGGTATGATGCATGGTCATCCACCCAATGTCCATCCTGGAAGCCAAAAGATGGGACATGCAGATAATTTTCATGGTAGAGCTGGGAATGAATATTACTATAACTCTAGCAAAGAGATGCCAGCTATGGGTCCTCAGCAGCCAAATATTGCACCAATACCCATTTCAACAAAGCAGCAG GATATGAGAATGGGCAGCGGCCCTTTTCAAAATGTAATGCCTAGTGGAAATGGAAGTGGTATCCCAGGTCATCCAATGCACATGTTTCCACCAGTAGGAGGGCATCCGCCTCTCTCAAGTAACTCCTTGAAAGGACCTCCTTATATGGGATCTTCAGATGTTACTGATATGACACCTGCTGAAATTTATTGTCAGCAACATGAAGTTACAGCAACG GGTGACAACATTCCACCTCCTTTTATGACATTTGATGCTACTGGATTTCCTCCAGAGATTTTGAGAGAG ATATATTCTGCTGGCTTCTCAAACCCAACACCAATTCAGGCTCAAACTTGGCCAGTAGCACTGCAAGGTAGGGACATAGTGGCAATTGCAAAAACAGGCTCTGGCAAAACATTGGGCTACTTAATGCCTGCATTCATCCTTCTTAGGCAGAGAAGGAATAATCCTTTGAATGGCCCCACTGTCTTGGTTTTAGCTCCAACACGTGAACTTGCTACACAGATCCAAGATGAGGCTGTCAAATTTGGAAGATCTTCACGTTTCTCTTGCACG TGTTTGTATGGTGGAGCACCCAAAGCCCAACAGCTAAAAGAGTTAGATCGGGGAGCAGACATTGTTGTTGCCACACCTGGCCGACTCAATGACATCCTTGAAATGAAGAAAATTGACTTTGGGCAAGTTTCACTGCTTGTGCTCGATGAGGCTGACCGTATGCTTGACATGGGTTTTGAACCTCAAATCCGGAAAATTGTTAATGAGATTCCACCACGTAGGCAAACTCTCATGTATACGGCAACATGGCCAAAAGAAGTAAGAAAAATTGCCAGTGACCTGCTCGTTAATCCTGTTCAGGTTAACATTGGAAGTGTTGATGAGCTTGCCGCAAATAAAGCTATCACACAG TATGTTGAATTTGTCCCTCAAATGGAGAAGCAGAGGCGATTAGAGCAGATCCTCAGATCCCAAGAGCGGGGCTCTAAGGttattatattttgttccaCAAAGAGGTTATGTGATCAGCTTGCCCGTAGTATTGGTCGCAATTATGGGGCTGCTGCAATTCATGGTGACAAGTCTCAAAGTGAGAGGGATTGGGTTTTAAATCAGTTCCGGAGTGGGAAGTCACCAGTTTTAGTTGCCACTGATGTTGCTGCTCGTGGGCTTGACATCAAGGATATAAG GGTGGTTATAAACTATGATTTCCCTACTGGAGTTGAGGATTATGTACACCGAATTGGAAGAACTGGACGGGCAGGTGCTACTGGAGTATCGTACACCTTTTTCTCGGAGCAGGACTGGAAACATGCATCTGATTTAATCAAAGTCTTGGAGGGTGCAAACCAGCATGTGCCTCCAGAGCTAAGACAGATGACCTTGCGCGGACCACCAAACTTTGGAAAAGAGCGGGGTGGGATGAGTCGTTTCGACTCTGGTGGTGGTGGGCGTTGGGATAATGGTGGTCGTGGTGGCATGAGGGATGGGGGCTTTGGTGGTCGTGGTGGCATGAGAGATGGTGGCTTTAGTGGTCGGGGCGGCATGAGGGATGGTAACTTTGGTGGCCGAGGTGGCATGAGGGAGAGTGGATTCAGCAATGATGGTGGCATGAGAGATGGTGGCTTTGGTGCTCATGGTGCTAGCGGTCAAGGTGGGAGAGGTGATATGTTTGGTGGTAGGGGAAATAGAGGTCGAGGATTTGGTGGCCCTCGTGGTGGTCATGCTGGGTGGGGTAGAGGGGATCGTGGTCCAAATGACCGATTCAACATGGATGGAAGAGGAAGAGGGCGAGGACGTGGGCGATTAGACAACAGAAGAGATGTTGGATACAGGAGTAGAGGCAGAAGCCGTAGCCGTAGCCCAGAGAGAGTACGAACATGGGACTATAGTAGCAGAAGTCGTAGTAGGAGTCGCAGCAGTAGGAGCTGGAGCCGGAGCCGGAGCCGAAGCCGAAGCAGAAGCCGCAGTTGGTCGCGTGGTCGCAGTCGGAGTCGCAGCTATAGCCCTAGCCCTCGTCGGAGTCGAAGCCGCAGTCGTAGTGGTCGCAGTTACAGCCGCAGCCGCAGCCGAAGTCCCCGTAGAAGTCCCAGCTATGATAGGCGTGATAGGACAGATCAACACCATTCTGATCAAAAGGATTATAGAGAACCAGAGGTCCAAGCTCCCAATCCGGGAGTGTCTCCAAGCTCCCAAGGGCAGCAGAATTCAATTTTGGGAACTGATCAAGTGGATCAGGCGCCACTGGTTGCTGGGAGCGGTGACCCAGAAGATCCCAATGCTCTGGCATAG